One window of the Fusobacterium animalis 7_1 genome contains the following:
- a CDS encoding GlsB/YeaQ/YmgE family stress response membrane protein: MGVIAWLVLGALSGWIANRLMNSSTGLIDNIIIGIIGAFIGGFVFNFLGAQTITGLNLHSIFVSVVGACILLWIINKIRK, translated from the coding sequence ATGGGAGTTATTGCTTGGTTAGTACTTGGAGCTTTATCTGGCTGGATAGCTAATAGACTAATGAATTCATCAACAGGACTAATAGATAATATAATAATAGGTATAATAGGAGCTTTTATTGGAGGATTTGTTTTTAATTTTCTTGGAGCTCAAACAATTACAGGTTTAAATCTTCACAGTATTTTTGTATCAGTGGTAGGAGCTTGTATCTTACTTTGGATTATTAATAAAATTAGAAAATAA
- a CDS encoding DUF6290 family protein — MSTITIRLSEEQKKAIKGFSILKNKSISSVVLEAILNKIEDEEDYELALMAEKDSTRDFKELLKECDIDYDSL, encoded by the coding sequence ATGTCAACGATAACAATAAGACTTTCAGAAGAACAAAAAAAAGCAATAAAAGGTTTTTCAATTTTAAAAAATAAATCAATATCAAGTGTCGTCCTAGAAGCTATTTTAAATAAAATAGAAGATGAAGAAGATTATGAATTAGCCTTGATGGCAGAAAAAGATAGTACAAGAGATTTTAAAGAATTACTAAAAGAATGTGATATTGACTATGACAGCTTATAA
- a CDS encoding type II toxin-antitoxin system RelE family toxin codes for MTAYKFVTTTTFDKEFKKLDKSIQKIIAKYIKINLINSTNPFLKGKALTANLKGIWRYRIMNYRLLVEIKEDKFIIKALSIGHRREIYNLK; via the coding sequence ATGACAGCTTATAAATTTGTAACTACAACAACTTTTGATAAAGAATTTAAAAAATTAGATAAAAGTATCCAAAAAATTATAGCTAAATATATTAAAATTAACTTAATTAATTCTACAAATCCTTTTTTAAAAGGTAAAGCTTTGACTGCTAACTTAAAGGGAATATGGAGATATAGGATAATGAATTATAGATTATTAGTTGAAATTAAAGAAGATAAATTTATAATAAAGGCTTTATCCATTGGACATAGAAGAGAAATTTATAATTTAAAATAA
- a CDS encoding B3/B4 domain-containing protein — MKFIVDKSYWNLFPDSKLGVLLLKNIQNGESTDEIKSILKEANNEAKKYLTKEILSENPVIAVWREAYKKFKTKKGVRSSIEALLKRVNSGNPVSSINKFVDIYNSASLKYGLPCGAEDLDSFVGDLKLTITQGGDKFIPLGSDEEDNTLPNELCYIDDEGAICRCFNWRDGARTMIKDETKNSFLIMELLDNRLEELNLALDYISDNAKKYLNADIEKYILDINNPEITLK, encoded by the coding sequence ATGAAATTTATTGTAGACAAATCTTATTGGAATTTATTTCCAGATAGTAAATTAGGAGTATTGTTATTAAAGAATATACAAAATGGAGAAAGCACTGATGAAATAAAATCAATATTAAAAGAAGCTAATAATGAGGCTAAAAAATATTTAACAAAGGAAATTTTAAGTGAAAATCCAGTTATTGCAGTATGGAGAGAGGCATATAAGAAATTTAAGACTAAAAAGGGTGTAAGATCTTCTATTGAAGCACTTTTAAAAAGAGTTAATTCTGGAAACCCTGTTTCTTCAATAAATAAGTTTGTAGATATTTATAATTCAGCCTCTTTAAAGTACGGACTTCCTTGTGGTGCAGAAGACTTAGATAGTTTTGTAGGGGATTTAAAACTTACAATAACTCAGGGAGGAGATAAATTTATTCCTCTTGGTTCAGATGAAGAAGATAACACTTTACCAAATGAATTATGTTATATTGATGATGAAGGTGCTATTTGTCGTTGTTTTAACTGGCGTGATGGTGCTAGAACTATGATTAAAGACGAAACTAAAAATTCTTTTTTAATTATGGAACTTTTGGATAATCGTTTAGAAGAATTAAATTTAGCTTTGGATTATATTTCTGATAATGCTAAAAAATATTTGAATGCAGATATTGAAAAATATATTTTAGATATTAATAATCCTGAAATTACATTGAAATAA